A section of the Thermoanaerobaculia bacterium genome encodes:
- the guaB gene encoding IMP dehydrogenase: protein MTDAGGADRDVPFALTFDDVLLLPAHSTIHPREADLRTRITSKIGLNIPIVSAAMDTVTESRLAIAMAQQGGLGVVHKNLSIESQAAEVDKVKRSESGMIVDPVTCHPEQPIHEALAVMRKYKISGVPIVDHAGKLVGILTNRDLRFETKLDNPISSRMTKENLITTPVGTSLETAKELLHQHRIEKLLVVDRQGNLKGLITVKDIQKQIKYPNACKDRLGRLRVAAAVGVAADLLDRAAALIRAQADLLVLDSSHGHSQGVLDALADLKRKFPETPVVAGNVATYEGARDLVRLGADAVKVGIGPGSICTTRVVTGAGVPQIHAIRECARAVAGSEVPLIADGGIKYSGDITKAIAAGAHVVMIGSLFAGTEESPGETILYQGRTFKAYRGMGSLAAMKAGSSDRYFQDTSDESFAGENGGGSTLSKLVPEGIEGMVPFKGSLSGLVHQLTGGLRSGMGLTGSKDIEALRTNARFIRISAAGLKESHAHDVVVTKEAPNYRVD from the coding sequence ATGACCGACGCGGGCGGCGCCGACCGCGACGTTCCCTTCGCGCTCACGTTCGACGACGTCCTCCTGCTGCCCGCGCATTCGACGATCCATCCGCGCGAGGCGGACCTCCGAACCCGGATCACGTCGAAGATCGGGCTGAACATCCCCATCGTCTCCGCGGCGATGGACACGGTCACCGAATCGCGGCTCGCGATCGCGATGGCCCAGCAGGGCGGGCTCGGCGTCGTCCACAAGAACCTCTCGATCGAGTCGCAGGCGGCCGAGGTCGACAAGGTCAAACGCTCCGAGTCGGGAATGATCGTCGACCCGGTGACGTGCCATCCGGAGCAGCCGATCCACGAGGCGCTCGCGGTGATGCGGAAATACAAGATTTCCGGCGTCCCGATCGTGGATCATGCCGGAAAGCTCGTCGGGATCCTGACGAACCGGGATCTGCGGTTCGAGACGAAGCTGGACAACCCGATCTCCTCGCGGATGACGAAGGAAAATCTGATCACGACCCCCGTCGGCACCTCGCTCGAGACCGCCAAGGAGCTCCTCCACCAGCACCGGATCGAGAAGCTCCTCGTCGTGGATCGCCAGGGGAATCTCAAGGGACTGATCACCGTCAAGGACATCCAGAAGCAGATCAAGTACCCGAACGCCTGCAAGGACCGGCTCGGCCGCCTGCGCGTCGCGGCGGCGGTCGGCGTCGCGGCCGACCTGCTCGATCGGGCCGCGGCGCTGATCCGCGCGCAGGCGGACCTCCTCGTCCTCGACTCCTCGCACGGCCACAGCCAGGGAGTTCTCGACGCGCTCGCGGACCTCAAGCGGAAGTTTCCCGAGACGCCGGTCGTGGCCGGCAACGTCGCCACGTACGAAGGCGCCCGGGACCTCGTCCGGCTGGGGGCGGACGCCGTCAAGGTCGGAATCGGGCCGGGGTCGATCTGCACGACGCGCGTCGTGACGGGCGCCGGCGTCCCGCAGATCCACGCGATCCGGGAATGCGCGCGCGCGGTCGCCGGCAGCGAAGTCCCGCTGATCGCCGACGGCGGCATCAAGTATTCCGGCGACATCACGAAGGCGATCGCCGCCGGCGCGCACGTCGTGATGATCGGATCCCTCTTCGCGGGAACGGAGGAGTCTCCCGGGGAGACGATCCTCTACCAGGGACGGACGTTCAAGGCCTACCGCGGCATGGGATCGCTCGCGGCCATGAAGGCGGGCTCCTCCGACCGGTACTTCCAGGACACGTCCGACGAGAGCTTCGCCGGGGAGAACGGCGGAGGATCCACCCTGTCGAAGCTCGTTCCGGAAGGGATCGAAGGGATGGTCCCGTTCAAGGGGTCGCTGTCGGGCCTCGTGCATCAGCTCACGGGCGGGCTCCGGAGCGGGATGGGCCTCACGGGATCGAAGGACAT